The Polyodon spathula isolate WHYD16114869_AA chromosome 15, ASM1765450v1, whole genome shotgun sequence genome segment TTAAAACCACACTTAAAACATTAAACTCCCTTTGCTGCACATGGGATTGAAAGTGGTGTCAGGGAGCATCATAAAGTAATACCTGCTGCAGCAGTGATTCTATAGGGAAGTGGCTGGATAAATAGTTTGAATGGTGCTGTTTGGTGAGCTTTGCTAATCAAATATTTGATGAAAAAGGACAATCCTGCAACTATctattgttttcatgttttcatttattattttaaaatgagtgcccAAAGAGGCTGACAGAGTCTAAAGTCTCATcacctgcagtaaaaaaaaaaaacaaagcgtcTCAAGGGCAGACACGCCTGGAACACAAACAGAGCTCTTTCTACACAGCATACTTACAATTTGACACAAGCACTTGTTTTCATTAACAAGCTTTTCCAGGGCCAGGTACTCAATGATGTCTGCTTCAGCTAGTGCCCCATCTCTGTCCTGTTTATTAGCCAGcctaaaaaaacatatattggtAAGTGCAGTGTTACTGCAGTACAATatactgtgctgtaaaatgcagtCAGTTTAACAGGGACTGAAAACAATTCAGGTTGAAAACTTTGTTTTTGATCTAATCTTTGCTAAACATTTTATGAACCTTAATCATTTGTCGACTGAAGTGTATGGATTAAGGGTTTTAATCACATTGCATCACCTTAATGTTAATAAGATATTAGCAGTTGCTGAACAATAAGAAAGACCCATTAGCAACCCAAAGATACTCCACCCCATTCTATTAAGACTACAAATCTGGTTTCAAGCTCAGTTTTTACGTCAGTACTGAAACTAGAAATTGAGCCAATCATTCAGAATAGCTGGAGggagttaaataaacaagacaccgtatacagcagcacggAAAGGTTCACTGTGCATTGTTCCTCATGTTCTCATCGCAGTGTAATGTAGCTGCACTGCTCTTTGCATTGGgtaggttttatattttaaaatatttccaaatgACATGGGCCATTTCTTTTGATGGAAAACAATATGTTGAAAAGGTTTTGGTTGTCAAAATCTGAGCTTTGTATATATGCATGAAATATGAAAGTTGatctatttaacatttttattttgttcctcaGAAGACTAGTTCAAATTGCTAATAATGTATTTTCTCTCTGACAGAAACCACTACAAATATCGCCTTACAAGATCTGTATCATTAATTCAGGTATTTgccttttaatcttgttttatacAAAAGATCTGTTAAAAGGTAAACATCTGCATCAGtattactatatttttttttatatatatatatatataaattaaaatattttactattaaaaacTTTCAACATGCTATTTAATTTATTCCAAATATACTTTGTGAATTCGGTTTAACCACTATAATATACCTGTAAAAAGCATTTAACTTTTCTTTTGACCTTTACATGGACAAATACAATTGAAAGCATCAACACTAAATGAATAGCCCTTGAATACAATGTATTCAACACAATGGCAAGTGCATTTGGTTCACAGTACTCTGTGTGAGTTTCCTATAGTTTTTAAAGCGTTTCATACTAACATTTGTAGATAGTCTAATGAGCCACAGTAAGCTTCATCCTATTggtcaaacaaaaaacactctaGGGGTAGGACTCAAAACAAGCAGAGCCTGATTTTCCAGGAGTGCAGGGTGAGACATCATGGCAGCTGCAGCACACGTTTCCTTCTCTGCATATTGTTCCTTATTGTAATGCTGTCAGAACAATAAAGTCGCAGTTTCAACAGACCTCTCAGGATCTCTAGCACAGGGGCGTTTCCTTCTCTTTGCTCTGCTGTTAGAAATTGAAGCAGCTGGATTGTTGAAGACTGCTGACAGAAATGCTCCCATTTCATTTATAGCTATGGATACAGGTTTTAAGGATTACATGCTTCCCACAAGGTAACTATGTTGGtttactttattttaacactgGGATACGCTGACTAaacttttgctccagtgcaaagtttgatCCACTTGTTtcaaagtcaaataaataaaaataaaaattaatacatttttaaaaatcccttatttctcatttcaaaacattaacaGCTTTTTATTCTAATTACATTGGAGTAAAAGCTTAGCAAGTTTGTTCTTGCTCAAATGACTAATGTTATAGAAAAGTCAATAGACCTAAATCTAGTGGAATAAAAAGTTACACCTGATCTCAAAACAGCCCTCAGCTGTACTTGCTTATGCCAAGAAAGAGGTACAGTCTACACATGCATGACCATGCTTTTCCCTCATAATGAATTATTTACTGAATGCACTGTATATTTATACTCATGACATAGCAGTACTATGCACAAGTCAGGTAATGTGCCGGTGTATAATACAGCATTCACAACTGCAGGAACTGACAAAAATAACTCCAAAAACAACTCACAAAAATGTttcaaggaatgttttgttaaatagTCTTTTTAAAGCCCAttgtgattaattaaatcaaatttgcagataaatgcatatttttcaactgttttagtgaatgtttattataatttttcaacGTACTATTTAACCTTTGGGCAAATGATTAACAATAATTTGCAGAACTATGAATTGCTaaatacaaacagacaaaaaTGCACAGTAAAAGTATATTATTTATCTGTACAAATCTGCAAACCTGATTAATAATACTTatttctgtgtgtatgtatgcgcATGTGCACAGTACGTGTCTCAAATACTTTTAAAGCATGTGTTCTTCTTAACTAAGAGAGCTAGTATGTATAAAGCAAAACTAATTCAAATGTACAGTTTGGAAGGTTGTGTAATTCCTTCGTTAAGTTTTGTTTGGATTGGATTAGACTAGCACTGAGCACTGTGTTAATTAAAGCCCAGCGTCTCTGAAACCCCTGCATTGTACAGAACAAAGCAGCCTGTTATATTAATAAGCCTTCAACCATAAGAAGATGATCAGCACTGAAATACTGGGTGTAGCCTGTGTGCACTATTTACAGCTTTAAATCAACAGGGGGTtcaactgaaacattttaaaatctgctgCCTCGGATATGAAGCGGTTAACAAGCATTTGACAAATAGGTCACTTTGTATAAATCATGTTTCATCCCACCCTCTCCAAAGGTTACATTCACATGCTCTGAACTAAACTTTCTTTGACTGTATGAGGTCCATATTTTGGCagaaagctgtaataaaatatagatttttttcttttaccgaGATGACAAAGCCAAGCACCTCACTGAAACATGCATGTACTGCTGTGGCATGGGGAATTGAAGTTAGGGCCTGAGAGTAATGAACGCAAGCAGTTTGACAGACTTCTTAAGTACTGAAGATCAGTCGTGACTTTGTGTTATACAAATCTACATACAATACACATTACATgtatacagcatttttttacCAAACGTCAAAATATGAATAGAACGCACTGTTATTGCTTCCTGATGCAATTTAATGAGATCCTGTTTGGGCAGGTCtgaatgacatgagctatgaggaattgttaaaataatgaaatctcttcagcctagaaaaaaagaagagaaagagggGACTTGACTGAATTCTATAAAATCATTAATGGTTTAGATAAGGTTAACCCAAGACACAACTTCAAATTCAGCTCAGAAAGTAGAACAAGAGGCAATAAATGGAAGCCAAATAAAGGTAAGTTTAGATCcaaaggtaggaagcactttttttaaaagaaatgcatggaatagccaacCAGGTGACATAGTAGCATCTAAAACGCTAGGAACAAAAACGAGTAGATTCTGTCCTTTTAAATTAGATGCTCCCAGTAGGGGAGAATATTGTGTAACAAgagacaagccttgatgggccgaatggccatTACTCGTTcacaaacttttcttatgttcttattttaaatgaGCTTTATAGAAATGAATGGAACTATTcttgaataaaaaaattgaaaaagtttGGTATTCAAAAATGTTCAACCCATAAACATGACTTATCTTGAAGATCTGTTTTGCCAACAGAAATAATTAAGCAGCGTAAACAGAGGACAGGGAAATGGACAGTAAAACAATAAGTCCATAGGGGAAATGCAGCTAAACTACTTCCCCACCTGCCTAACATACTGCAGCAATTTGAAGTTTCTGTCTATATTGTTactaatgtatctttttttttttttttttcccgcagTACAGTGGTGTAATGGATTTACAAGCAGGTTCTAGGCTGCACAGTATAACAAGCTAATAAAGTCgcaaaaaatatcaaagaaaaaaaacagaaaatgagagACCGTCTGCTGGAATTACAACAACGTGTAAAGGAGGCTGAACTCTCCAAAGAGGAAAATAGCCATGTTGACCCTTCAAGTCAAGGGGAAGAGGTGGTCATCATGCAACAAGCCATCATTTTTGAAAAGGAGCCCATTGTGGAGTCCATCCTGAATGACGTGCAGCGGATCCAGGATGAAATCAATGAACTGGAAGAAGACATCACGAAGTTTAGCCAGCAGCAGAAGACCCTGGTGTCCTCCATGCGTCGCTTTAGCGTTATCAAAAAGGAGAACAACATTACCAGGGACATCAAGATCCGAGCCGAGCACATTCACAAGAGACTGGAGGCCATGTCTAAAGACGTCAAGCAGACCGGGGCAGACAACGGGCTGACCTCTACAGTCACTAGAATCCAGCACACCCAGCATGCCATGCTCTTCAAGCAGTTCCAGAAGGTCATGTCCCAGTACAACGGCACTCTGGTGGGCAAGCAGGAGAAGTGCAAGCAGTTCATCATCCGGCAATTGGAGGTGGCAGGGAAGGAGgtgggggaggaggaggtggatgAGATGATGGTGCAAGGCAAGTGGGAAGTGTTCAATGAGAACATCATTAACGAAGTAAAAATCACCAAGTCACAGCTCTCTGAGATCGAGCAGCGCCACAAGGAGTTGATGAACTTGGAGAGCCAGATGAGGGACCTGCGGGAACTATTTCTTGAGATCTACATGCAGGTTGAGCTGCACGGAGACCAGGTGAACAACATCGAAGCCAACGTGAGCCACACTCAGGATTACATTCAGCAGTCGAATGAGAAGTTCAAGCTGGCGGTGAGGTACAAGAAAAAGCACCCTTGTAAGGTGAtgtgctgctgttgttttccttGCTGTAAATGACAGCTCAGTCCAgctgcatgtacagtactgtacaaaacagAGATGAGGTGGTCTATGGTTACAAGGCTTAGCCTACTATTCATCACGATGGAATCTCTTAAGAAGCAGTTGGTTATGGGAGGATGACAGTTCCATACATACTATTACATCCTATATTTGCAGTGTCCGGGTGACAACTTGCATTTTTCAGGGACATGTGGACAGCCATTACTTGAAAATAGGAGAACAAACTGCCACGAACTTTAGTAATTCTATATGTAAAAGAATGAACAAAAGCACTACAGTATAAGCAACTTTTGAGATATGAGGGACCTTTTTTTCTGTCTGCTATGTGTTTGCCCAATTATCAgcataaatatttgtattttattagctgttttaatatataatataatatctatcaGAAGGGACCATTCCTGAACTGTAGCCGTTATGACAAATGGTACTGGATAGGTCAGGCAGTCTGGCTCGGGTCACATGTTAGAGGCTGGTAATCTCAATTTAGTCCTCAGTGGACACTACTTTAGAAAATCACCACGTCATTTCGAACAACCAGACGCTGCCAGAGAAAGGaccgggatttttttttttttttttatgatagctTGAATATGTAAAAGGATATTGTATATACACTATGTACACTATATatacactggagaagtgtgcacttcatggatgaatcccggtttcaactgtaccgggcagatggcagacagcgtgtatggcgttgtgttggcgagcggtttgctgatgtcagcgttgtgaacagagtgccccatggtggcggtggggttatggtacgggtaggcataagctacagacaacaaacacaattgcttttcgatggcaatttgaatgcacagagataccgtgacgagatccagaggcccattgtcgtgccattcatccgccgctaTCAaatcatgtttcagcatgataatgcacagccccatgtcacaaggatctgtgcacaattcctggaagctgaaaatgtcccagttctttcacggcctgcatactcaccagacatgtcacccattgaccatgtttgggatgctctggatcgacgtgtacgacagcgtgttccagttcctgccaacatccagcaacttcacacagccattgaagaggagtgggacaacattccacaggccacaatcaacagcctgatcaactctatgcgaaggagatgtgtcgcgctgcatgaggcaaatggtggtcacaccagatactgactggttttctgatccacgcccgtacctttttttttttttttaaggtatctgtgaccaacagatgcatatctgtattcccagtcatgtgaaatccatagattagggcctaatgaatttatttcaatttccttatatgaactgtaactcagtaaaatctttgaaattgttgcatgttacgttagatttttgttcagtatataatttcaaatGTAATACTAAGCTCCATTCGTACATTAATGATGGCTTTTTGTAATACCCAATTGATTAGAGAACAGAAACATATTAACTGCTGTATTATCACATTTTATAATCTCCCTCTTTTGTATGTAATATATTGTGCACAtctgcaaaaatgtaataaacacaacATGACACTGACATTGATTGGGATCTTTTAAGAAGAATGTCCCATTTACGTTTCATTCTCAACACATGAAATCCTTGTAGACATTTCACTCTAGAATGTATGCGTTACCACTGTATGAAAGAGGTGCAGAAACAAACACTGTTCATCATTTCGTTGCTAGACTCAAAGACTGAGTAGCActaatgatttaaacagcaaAGCTTTCTCACTTACACTAGGACTGGCTTTCCTGATACGCGGGGGTGCCTCAGGACCTCGGACATCGTCTCTTTGGTCTCCTCGATTCGGTCCATATCACTGGAGTCCACGACGAAGATTACCCCGTAAGATTCGGAGTAGTAATTCTTCCAGATGCCTCGGATTCTCTTCCCACCGCCCAGGTCGAAAATGGTCACCTCAAACTTTCCCTGTGTCAGGTCGATTTTAGAAAAACCAACAGTCGGAGCGACATCTTCGGgattttctgagaaaaaaaaaaaaaaaagcatgttttccaGTATGCACAGTTTTCTCCGGGtctcttcaattttttttttttttttaaaaaagaaagaaacgatCTACTCCCTTCAAAATTAAAAGTACACCCCTTCCCTAATAACAAGCTTAGCAGTTCCCTCTGTAATGAGCAGTTGTGCTTTGACGCTTGCATCTGTCATTATTTCTTTGTAACACAGAGCATAgcatggaggcagtgtggtctagtggttaaagtccagggcttgtaaccgcaaggtcaccggttcaaatcccacctgtgCTACTgagactcactgtgtgatctgagcaagtcacttaactttcttgtgctccatcctgcggatgagatgttaaatcaatgtcctattgtaagtgactctgcatataatgcacagttcacagcctacctctgtaaagcactttgtgatggcggtccactatgaaaggtgctatattattattgtttgtaaatgCACACTCAACAGCTACGATGCAGCAGTGGTGCATTAATTGGTCCATCAAACTTCATAGTGCAGATGGGAATTTGATCCCGTTTGATAACACTTGATAATACAGAGATTGTTGATATCACTTGTACACACCTTGTCACTGCTCTTTTGTGATTGTAAAAGGTAAAGGTTTATTGGATGTAAAAAGTGAAAGGGCTTGGACTCTACACCACCTTGTTTTGGGGGGTTTTGCTTACAACAGTATCTTTGAAAACAGGAATAACATGTAATAAAGTTAAAATGAATAACTTAAGTTCAACTTAAACACATGCATCTtagacaaagaagaaaaaaaatggttgatAATGACCCTTGTCTAAAGCAAGCCTCTCTTGGATCACAGACAGACATTACAGGTGGCTGTACACTAGAGGCTTCAAGAAGCCCCTGTGTTTGACAGCTTAAAGCTCCATGctggacagaaaaaaaggaacaaatagATGCATCTGACTCAGCGCAGCCAGGATGGCAATATTCCGATAAAACCATTACGTGACCATTACTCAAGATTTGGGCTGAAATCTGCAAACAAATCTCTTCTCCTTAGTGGCCAAGTTATGTATTTTACACACTATTCCTTGTAAATCAATGGTTATCTGTGTTGTGTTGGATAAAGAAGCACCTGACAACTGAGCTCCAATTATCAGCTAAGTTTGGTAGATTTAAGGGCaactacctttttgtttttttacagactgTGTATACACAGGTATGGCAAACATCAGGGACATTATGAAGTTAGTTACGCAGTTAGGTCTGCAGAAATAACCAGTTAAATCAATACCTTTGATGGCTTTTGTTACAACCCTACACCTGTTAAAACAAATAGCACATGTGTTACAAATGTTGATGCGAAGAGCCAGGCAAGAAGAAAGATTTTGTATGATAAACAACAGGAAGAGCATTTCCATTTAACCCACCTGGTCTTGCAGTTACCAGCAGGCTGGTGACTTACCTTTGTTAACTTGAAATTATTCAGAATTCTAAATATTTAAGCTTTTTCTACAGGTATGGAAAAATTGGCTATCATTTTTTCTTATCATAACAACTTTTACATCTTGAATTGATCTTATTTTACAGCTAGGTAGGAATGCAGCACAGGGGAGTGAACACTACGATTCATTTAAAAACCTATGATCACAGACTCATAATGCTTAATGTTTTAAATCACCAGGCTATTTAACTGTCCTGCTGTTAATCAGCTATGAATATTGTTATTAGTACTAATATTTACTTCTTAGGCTGACGTCTGCATACTCTTTCTTATTCATTTATTGCTTTTTCTTGGAGGTAAAGGATTATGCTGGGATTTTCAGTGAGTATGTAGGGGTTTGCTCACCTCCCTGAATGCCTCTTACAGTTGCAGTTTTGCCAGCATTGTCCAGTCCAACCATCACCAACGTCACtttcctgcaaaataaaacagatatttcAAAGTCAAAACTGGGAGGTGATAGGATCTTAAAGCATACCCACATGAACAGGGCAATTCAATCACGGAATAAAGGCTCAAAATACAAACTGTATTAACAAGTTGTGAGCAGCATTCTTTAAAACATCTTCTGTAATGTAGAAAAGTGGTAAGGTTACATAgtgctatactgtactgtacatgcagcGCTCAATCAATTTCACTGTAATGTGAACAATGCAGGTTCATTTTAGGCCTGCAAGTTAATGACAGCCAAAAGTCACAGTAGTTAAGATTTGGTGGTGTTTTCTACAACATGTGTTTTTACATTAGACGTGGCATGGAACTGTGCAgaatccaaaataaataatacaaacagaaGGCTTTTGTTAATGACTAGGAAACGAACTCAGAGTTTAGACAACACTGTCTCACAACCTATCTACTTTTGAGACGATTACAGAACCAATGAAAGGTGCTGAAGAAGGATCTATAGGCCACGTCCTCTACATGTACATCCCATGCCCACCAAGGAGACAGTCCCATTAAAAACAGGACAGGAGATAACAGTGTTCACCTTCATATACTGTTTGTTTAATACTTAACTGTGGCATTTAGGCTTGAGAGGCATCAAATGAAATACCCAGCCGACGGTCTTGAGCACCCAAGAGGGCTTCACGAGCAGCAGCAATGAGGATTGCTGTATTACCAACTGATTACAAACAGTCCATAATGCTGCTCCCCCATCCAGCACACAGATTAACAGGGATTTCATTCAGCTCGGATTAGGAGGAGTTGCTCTTGGGTTACACTCACACTCAAGATGAGCAGGATATTGAAGGAATTTAAAACAACCTTACGAAAAAAGGTTCCAATTTGTTTTTGACTAAAATAAGTGAAGTGACTGGCAGTGGGGAGTAAGGTATCctcaatgcaattcaatatttgtctttttttttttttaaggtagctTTACTGATTACAATACTACAgaagtattcattttttttccaatcCCTTTGTAGAGGTCTGATTTTATTATAACcaagattattatttatatactgatgcacaatgaaaacaaaacagcaagatttacatcaatagctcattgggcacatattgtacataatgttatttacattttaaatagtgagcagataggtttgttgattgtttaagTACTATTGTTCCtcgggataacaaaatactgagctcaagtcatgagatttcataaaaacaccagatgctcagtgtttggtatttgagttgagttaaaactaacaaaatgagttgattaagaatctgtataaatagccattcgaaaagaccgattttaaataatgcaagaaCAGTAAAAGACAcaaccatgccccgcttgagtaatgaagatcgcctggttgctactGGCATGAATGAAGGCGGTCTGTCTGTGACAGAAGTTACcaggagaatgagatgttctgcttcaacaagcAGCAGACTAATCCAGagaaaccagctctgtgagggacaggccacgtactggaaggcagagggtaccagcccaggaccgtcacatctgactgatccatctgcgtaatcattttcagactgcagtggctacagcaagAGAAATTCCAGAAAGAATGTAGCTCgacgtctgcatgaaaatgatttgcactCTCagaggccgttcaggggtaacatgctGACAGCTGAGAGATTAAATCGTCGTCTTCTGTGGGCCTGAGAACATCGGAGGtggtggcagagagagtggtggagtgttttattcactgaggaatgctgttttgcccttgacagacctgacagaaAACAACATGTGTGGAGATGTTGTTGTGAGCATTCCGCTgagtggggaggaatctcctttaacacaagaacacctcTGGTGCAGATTGTGGGCTaccttactgctcagtgatacatGGACCAAGTCCTTGAtgcaacagtttttctgttcctgcaagccaatatGGAGgtgtcaattttccagcaggacaattcaAGACCACACAGTACTAGGATTACAATTgtatgacttcaagaaaacaatattGAGGTCTTGCTGTGGTCAGCTTTTTCTCGTGACCCGAGTTCAATAGAACAtttgtgggaccaaatcgccagtgccatccacaggagacaaccatgaccagccaaccttcgccagctggctgcagctgcacaggaacatcccacagcagccTATCCAGAAGCTGATCCGGGCTATGCATCagtgctgccaggattgtgtaaGGAGGTCAtaccgatactaactttgtaatgttttcactttgacagtgtgtcacgtttcatactgaaaacttaccatgattctttgatctgtatttttgttcacattttctgtgattgtgTTCGacatctatgtttaaaatatttgattaaacccattagacctgagtgttgcctttctattgtg includes the following:
- the LOC121327951 gene encoding syntaxin-19-like, encoding MRDRLLELQQRVKEAELSKEENSHVDPSSQGEEVVIMQQAIIFEKEPIVESILNDVQRIQDEINELEEDITKFSQQQKTLVSSMRRFSVIKKENNITRDIKIRAEHIHKRLEAMSKDVKQTGADNGLTSTVTRIQHTQHAMLFKQFQKVMSQYNGTLVGKQEKCKQFIIRQLEVAGKEVGEEEVDEMMVQGKWEVFNENIINEVKITKSQLSEIEQRHKELMNLESQMRDLRELFLEIYMQVELHGDQVNNIEANVSHTQDYIQQSNEKFKLAVRYKKKHPCKVMCCCCFPCCK